In a single window of the Littorina saxatilis isolate snail1 linkage group LG5, US_GU_Lsax_2.0, whole genome shotgun sequence genome:
- the LOC138965907 gene encoding histone H1-delta-like, protein MVDVVATESGAAPLSVKPAAVAAKPSKKAMKPRKPQQPLDHPKYKEMISAAIASLKERGGSSRQAILKYILGHYKVGSETTKINARVKMALRSGTKSGSLKQSKGTGASGSFRLGEKPKAAAKPKPATSKKSQTAKKPAVKKAASKTAAKRKATTPKKVVKAKSAAAKKVAKKSPKKVAAAKLPKAKSPKKPAKPIKKAVSKKSPAKKASKAKLSKK, encoded by the coding sequence ATGGTTGACGTTGTTGCAACAGAATCCGGCGCCGCTCCATTGTCCGTGAAGCCTGCGGCAGTGGCCGCGAAGCCTTCCAAGAAAGCCATGAAGCCGAGGAAGCCCCAGCAGCCATTAGATCACCCAAAGTACAAGGAGATGATCTCCGCTGCCATCGCCAGCCTGAAGGAACGTGGAGGCTCTTCTCGTCAGGCCATCCTCAAGTACATCCTGGGCCACTACAAGGTCGGCAGCGAGACCACCAAGATCAACGCACGTGTCAAGATGGCACTGAGGTCTGGCACCAAGTCCGGCAGTCTCAAGCAGTCCAAGGGAACCGGTGCGTCCGGCAGCTTCCGACTGGGCGAGAAGCCTAAAGCAGCCGCCAAGCCCAAGCCTGCCACTAGCAAGAAGTCGCAGACTGCCAAGAAACCGGCTGTCAAAAAAGCTGCCAGCAAAACTGCCGCCAAGAGGAAAGCCACCACCCCGAAGAAGGTGGTCAAAGCCAAGTCTGCTGCTGCAAAGAAAGTGGCGAAGAAATCACCAAAGAAAGTCGCAGCGGCCAAGTTGCCCAAAGCCAAGTCGCCCAAGAAGCCGGCCAAGCCGATCAAGAAGGCGGTGAGCAAGAAAAGCCCGGCCAAGAAAGCCTCCAAGGCCAAGCTGTCCAAGAAGTAA